One genomic window of Bactrocera dorsalis isolate Fly_Bdor chromosome 4, ASM2337382v1, whole genome shotgun sequence includes the following:
- the LOC105228634 gene encoding uncharacterized protein LOC105228634, with protein MANKIIFSGLIVALLHVASAEEANPEPYMNDAPLTIYVDAGKEIDQFLSLAKSIDGKLSVLGDTLERMSAAIKATEERCTQKVSELERKFEDLINLQTNSSAVATRPKRPAELACEKTHDLRSAGIHNNTIPYEIHLVIADGYRINHDGVLIEKRFLFITTRRGLFLHSNIKKLEFLFSDKVVSKKIKKVHPTLEYDSLDAIALIELDSDVHYNFWLYPTCLYTSELNPKSALMHDGKTLKIAEDSNCYSPYSQQLSPFEICVNGDCGFSDLVFLVEEETTPQLFGYVNCYGDDNYYTVDKMSPYLDLIENIVWPNNAK; from the exons ATGGCGAATAAAATCATATTCAGTGGACTCATCGTCGCTCTGCTCCACGTGGCGAGCGCAGAGGAAGCTAACCCCGAGCCTTATATGAATGATGCTCCTTTAACAATATACGTGGATGCCGGGAAGGAAATAGACCAATTTCTTAGCTTAGCGAAATCAATCGACGGAAAGCTAAGTGTTTTAGGGGATACACTGGAAAG gatGTCGGCGGCAATCAAAGCAACGGAGGAACGGTGTACTCAAAAAGTATCTgaattggaaagaaaatttgaagATTTAATAAACCTGCAGACAAACAG TTCAGCAGTTGCCACTCGTCCCAAACGTCCCGCAGAGCTTG CTTGCGAGAAAACACATGACTTACGATCAGCTGGAATACACAATAATACTATACCTTACGAAATTCACTTAGTTATCGCTGATGGATATAGGATAAATCATGATGGCGTTTTGATCGAgaaacgttttttatttataactacaAGGCGCGGGTTATTCTTACATTCCAATATCAAAAAACTCGAATTTTTGTTCTCTGATAAGGTAGTATCCAAGAAAATAaag AAAGTACATCCAACACTTGAATACGATAGCCTTGATGCTATTGCTTTGATTGAACTGGATAGTGATGTGCACTACAATTTCTGGTTGTATCCTACTTGTTTATATACTTCAGAATTGAATCCGAAAAGtg CTCTCATGCATGATGGCAAAACACTGAAGATTGCGGAGGATTCTAATTGCTACAGTCCGTATTCTCAACAGCTGTCCCCTTTTGAAATATGTGTAAATGGCGATTGTGGTTTTAGTGACCTAGTATTCCTTGTAGAGGAGGAAACAACACCTCAGCTGTTCGGATATGTAAATTGCTATGGCGATGATAATTACTATACGGTAGATAAAATGTCTCCTTACTTGGACCTTATAGAGAACATTGTCTGGCCAAACAATGCAAAATGA